CGTTAGTTTGTAAGGAAATATACAATAGAAGCCAACCATCCACATAATTTTGAAGCATTAACAGAGCGATCGCCTATTTCCGAAAACTTAGTAAAAATGGCAGTAGTCTCTCCCCTATTAGATTTAGCTGGATTCTACAGCATTGACTATCAGATTCTAGATGAAACCAGCGTTGAAATTACTGCTGAAGAGAACGCGACAATTTATCGAGGGCGCATCGATATTTTGGTGATCAAAGACCAGTTTTGGTTAGCGGTTATCGAATCAAAACATAGTAAATTTTCTCTAATTAATGCCATTCCTCAAGCGCTTGCCTACATGCTAGGTTGTCCTAATCCAGAAAAACCGTGTTTGGTCTTGTAACCAATGGGAATGAATTTCATTTTCTAAAAGTGCTTCAGCAGCCCACTAAACAATATGGCCGTTCCAAACTGTTTTCGTTGAGAAATCCCGGTAATGATCTGTATGAAGTACTACAGGTATTGAAATCTATTGCAACGCTCGTTCCTGCATCATCTTAGGCAATACCAGAGGGATGTTTTGCAAATTACGGCATCAAAACCATGTAGTTAACTAAGTTGTTATGTAGCACAAAAGTACGAGCTGTTAGCCTATCAGGTAGTGATAGCAAAGATCTTCGGATTGCAAGTCACCTAATACTTTTACCAGCTTGCTTAGTAAACCTTACTTGGCTGCAAGAATGTGTTTGTGATGTGTCAGAAGAATACGGATCATGCCCGTTCTGTAGCAAAGTTCCTTATAGTAGTATCCTAAGTGACGAGAACTCCTTCAAGTAAGGGCAGATACTATCTGTACGCTTCAGTATGCAAAAGGGTGATCTGTAAAATTTTAGGATAGGAGACTTACTCAGAATATGGACGCACAAGCAATTGAAGACGCTCTAAATAGCTACGAGGAAGCAATTGCATCTTTTGAAGATGCAATCGATCAGCTATTTGAGGAGGAAGTATTATCTGCATCTAGTTTTCCAAAAGATTTACAGACATTCTCAGAGGGTAAACAACGTTCCCAAAAGAGTCATGAGGGCCAAACAATTGAGTTATCTTCTTTAAAAAATATCATTCACAGTTTTTTTCATCTCTTTACTCCCAAAAATACTGTGTTGAAAACTCAACCTCAAACACAGAATAGTAATGGTGAAAGTAGCATACTGGCCTCAAAGGTTATTGCAAAACGAAGGTCTCTACTGAAAAATTTTCGTAACATCAAGCAACCGGAACCTCAAAATGGAGAAGCTCAGGATGTTGATGAGTTTGAGTCGTATGCGGTTTCATATCATAAGCGATTCAAAGAGCTAGATAGTAGATTTCAATTGCAGTGTAGTCGGCTTTCAGGAATAGCGAGTTGGGCAAACTGGCAGCAAAATGGACTAGACTCTCGAGGAACTCCAGATCTCGATATGCTTGGAAAGCTCATGATTTTTTCTTTAACCATCGGTTTTCTTGCTGCAACTATTCCACGTCTTTTGTTAGGAGGTACTTTAATATCGAGCATTTTTACAGGAGTGCAGATTAGTTCCCTTTGGGTATTGAATCGTCAGTCGCTGACAGAACTTCGCAGTAGACGATGGTGGCGTGTGTCTATTTTAAGCTTAGCGATCAGTGTAGCGTTTTATTACCCTCTTCTTCCTATTCTTTCTAGATGGTTTGTCAATCAAGGTTCAAAGGCATATGGAGAAGCATATATTTTAGATAAAAGTTTGGTGAATGCAGAACAGAACTTCCAAAAAGCCGTTCATTTAAACCCTAATAATATTAGGGCCTATTTGTATCTTGGCAATGTTTATGAGGATTTGAATAAATTAGATTTGGCAGAAGAAGCATATCGGACTGCTGCTGCCGGAAGTGATCGTTTATCTGATGGTAATACAGCAGCTATAAGTAATGAGGCCAATGAAGCACTTAATAATCTAGCAAGAATTTATATCATAAGCGGTAAAACTGATGTTGCTATTGGTTGGTTATATACTTTACAAATAAGGGAGAGAGCAAAAGAAGAAGATGGTATGGCAAATGACTATCTTCTTTTCTCGATATCTAAGAATATAGGTTGGGCATATTTGTCACAAGAAGAACCGAATTATGTACTGGCGGAGAAGCACTTAGATCAGGCAACTCAATTTCTGCCCAAACTATTTCCACAAAGATTTGAAGATATATGGC
The Verrucomicrobiota bacterium genome window above contains:
- a CDS encoding tetratricopeptide repeat protein; its protein translation is MDAQAIEDALNSYEEAIASFEDAIDQLFEEEVLSASSFPKDLQTFSEGKQRSQKSHEGQTIELSSLKNIIHSFFHLFTPKNTVLKTQPQTQNSNGESSILASKVIAKRRSLLKNFRNIKQPEPQNGEAQDVDEFESYAVSYHKRFKELDSRFQLQCSRLSGIASWANWQQNGLDSRGTPDLDMLGKLMIFSLTIGFLAATIPRLLLGGTLISSIFTGVQISSLWVLNRQSLTELRSRRWWRVSILSLAISVAFYYPLLPILSRWFVNQGSKAYGEAYILDKSLVNAEQNFQKAVHLNPNNIRAYLYLGNVYEDLNKLDLAEEAYRTAAAGSDRLSDGNTAAISNEANEALNNLARIYIISGKTDVAIGWLYTLQIRERAKEEDGMANDYLLFSISKNIGWAYLSQEEPNYVLAEKHLDQATQFLPKLFPQRFEDIWPEIQAIPYCFLAQALEKQGKLEEAKNNWKKFNEKIDQYEKGLVEGEVSNSRVEIFECLGKAQSAS